Part of the Parambassis ranga chromosome 16, fParRan2.1, whole genome shotgun sequence genome, aatcatgcagaACCCTCAGACTGGGCGCTTCCCAACGGTCCTCTTATTTAATTCTTCAGTCTCACCTTGGTGCATTGTTGACACCTGTGagcatttcttttctttcttttgtcaaACCACCTTCACTTTCCTCCTCCAGAAATGAAGCAGTTTCTAAGCAACCGTCGCCGAGACGCCCACATGAACTGGTTTGAGTCGGCCTCAGACTGggagcaggagctggagagGTGTGGAGCAACGAGCTGGAGAGTCAGCTCCGTCAACGACCGCTTCGAGATGTCGACCAGGTGAACTcacaaaaaccaaacacagaagGATTAGAACACCTCAGCACCTCAGTCGTGCGGGGTTGTACGGTTCTGTAGTTTCAGGAATGAGTGAACACATCTGTCTGCACAAGTAAGGGGGAAAACACCAGCAAAGGCAAAGCTCAGCACGGTCCACTGATGtcttgttgatgtttttaatacacgccgccgccgctgctcaTGCCGTCTGTCTCTCTGGTTTGGTGGCAGCCTGTCCCGGTTCATCGTGGTTCCACAGAAGGTTTTCGACACCGAGCTGAAGAAAAGTTTCGCCCACTTCAATGAAGGACGCATCCCTGTGAGTGCTCTCAGCCTTCACACACATGTAGACTCCTTTTATTGAGTCGTCAGTTTATCTGATGACGAAATGGGTCATACCAGCTGTTATAGGACTAAAAATCCAGGTCTGACCGTGCTGTCACACACGTTTCTAAAAACAGTTTGTGGATGAACTCCTCCTCTCCAACGTGTATATTATGTGTCATGATAGAATGATATGTTTTCCCTGCTTATTAACATTCCTGTGACACAAATTACGAGGTGAGCGCCGATGATTCAGTGGGCAGAACGTGTTATTAAACCGAGTGACACTACGCTTTGTGTTGCAGCGCTGGTGTTGGCGACATCCCAGAGGCAGCGATCTGTTACGAATGTCCAGCTTCCAGAACAACATCTACCACGAGAAGGACgacatcaggtgtgtgtgtgtgtgtgacagagcagCTCCCAAATGTCTGTGCAAGGATCAACATTCGACCACCCGTACTGCAGGTTACAGTGAAGTAATGACGGAGTGGATGTGAAACCAGCAATGTTTTTAAGGATATTGAGCTTCATTTAAACAATAACATTTTAGCTGTAGATTCATGCTCAGATCAGCCAACATCCACAAtctcacacatgatgcattcaagtacCAGTCGTAATGTTTAAAGACGTACATACGTACgcatgtgtttttctgtttattagGGAGGGTTAGAGGGAAACCTTTGTCAGCCTTTAGGATCATGTCTGGTGTTGATAGTATGATGGTGTTAATTGTGGTCGAGTAAGCTGAGCTGTTAGCTAGGTAGCATGACACAGGAGatcacagctggactgatgtgcATACTAAAAGTAGGTAGGTCTTAGGTAGAAGGAGGAGCGTACATGCTGCAGGACACTAAGCCTAGTGATTACCACATCACTTAAAACACTTAACAGGCTGATTAAGGGGCTGTTTTCAGCCCAGCTCTGAGTTCTTGTagccaaaaaaaacaccaagTGAGACAGCGTTTCAGGTTTACCACTGACCTCGGTTATCAGCCACAATCTCCTTCCTGTCGCTACCATTTTAGCACCAGAGGCAGCAGTTGGTTCATGTGCATCCTCCTGTAAGGAAACATGCACAGATGACTGATAACTGTGTGAAACACCAGCAGAGCACAGGCCCAAACACCTTCTCACAACAAGCTTTTACTCTGTGTAAAGTCACCTTCTCAACGTTGAACCACTCACTGGGAGAGCTCTGCTTTAGTGTTTGCTCACTAATGTATTAAAAAGCTGTCAGCGGTGTGTTAAGCTGCaggatgtgctgctgctctcacagaAACCTGGAGATGGTCCTGTTTGGGTGTCAGTCCTCATTGTGCGTGGTGGTGGAGCTGGGCGAGGAGCTGCCGTCGCCTGccgacatccagctggcccacGGCCGCCTGCGCGCCCTTTGTCTGGGAGGTGaggagacatgaaaacacacacgtaTCGGCACAGGCTGTGGTCACAACGTGCagtcaaacaacaacacaaacacattgatGTATCTGTAgctcagtgttttttcctgaGTCTGTGTCACCGTTTCCATGAGGGGAAACTCAATCACATGATTATCAGTCATGATTAGTCACCGTGTGTCTGCGGCTCTGCCCTCTCCACTTCCTCCCGGTAGCTGTTTTATTTGCTATTAATCAAATATGCAACTTTCCCTCAGACTCTGATCATTttaacatcattaaaaaaagaatcccTCCTGCTGTGACGGctttttttgcagtgttgtgtgttatGCTGGATGAACACAGGCCTTTATTATCACCATCGCCATGGCAGCACATTCCACAGCTGAGTaagaacagagacagacacacaaacggcGTGTAAAGGTCATCGACTGTCATATTGTCCTGTAGATGGAAAATAAAACGGCTAATCCCTCTTTGAGATTATGTGGAaagtctctttctttctctccaatGAGGAAAAGACCAGCTCTATCACATACACTGAACTGTCCACCAGGGGTCCCTGTGACAAAACGTTACCAAACCTAAGCTTTAAAAAGAAACACCTAATACTCCAAAAATAACGCATGACATTTTTGTAATCCAGGCCTTAATCCTTGCAGATGTCAGAGTTGTGTGTCATGTCTCATAATAATGATGTTTTGGCTCTTAGATATCTCCACATCTGTGTCAGTGCCGGATGACAAATGGCTGTCTACTCTGGAAAGTACCCACTGGCTCGATTACATCAGGTAAGTCTGCCTCTTCGTGTCAACACGAAGTGATGGGATTATTCCTCTGAACCACAGCATCACCCTGCCTGCCATGCACCCTGAGCTCAGTGTTCACTGTGGGATTCCTGTGCGTCTGCAGGTCCTGTCTGAGGAAGGCTTCAGAGGTAGCCTGTCTGCTCCGCAGCGGTCACCTGACCGTGGCGCTGCAAGGTGAGTCACGTGGCGGTCCAGACCACGGCTCATATTGTTTGATCCATTCATTATTCACAGCGCCTCCCTCTCATTAATCCCACATTAGGGCTTGCCCTGAAGTAGCAATATACGCTGAACAAGCACACTCCACTGAGCCTACATGCACACTGTCAAAGGGCCTCCGGACTACACGCTTCTGAAGGGGCCGCGTTACACCTGCCGAGAGGAGGGCGACTCCTTATAAATGAAATATCATCTACCTGCTGATCTACATAGAATATTATTGAAGATAAAGGTGCCACATAAGACCTGGCTGGCTGCTGCTCCAAAGAGCTTAAAGCTGATTTAAACTCTGGTGACAGTGGTgcagaacacactgcatgtgctACCAGAGTATAAACTGCCTCCTCTCACACAGTAAcagacactgtgtctgtgtttccttctGTTTCTTCTGGGGATCATGAAGTTTGTATCCAGATTAGTGTCCATTGCTGGTTGAATTAGAGCCGTGGGAGGGCCCGTCAGGCACAAGGACGGGTCCAGCGGTCTgatgtgttgtgtatgtgtttggggAGTGGTACTTGGTCTCTGTGTTTTGGACcacgaggacacacacacacatgttgtgttggAGATTCCCCTTCATTAGAATGAGAACGTcggctctgtgtgtgctgagtTTGTGTTTTGGATCAGAGGTGTCAGCTGAGGAGCGGTGAGCTGGGTCAGATGACGGGGAGATGCTGTGAGGGTGACCTCAGAGTGTCCCGGGTTCTTCTGCCTTACTCTCAGaaacatgagtgtgtgtctgtctgtctgtctgtctaagCTCCGGGGGATCCTGgaaacagcttccatcctctccgctgaggtggagctgaggtgcaggaggactGTCGGTGTCAGTGCAGACTGATCCATACAGATGCagcactgagcgccacaggaggtcattccaaCTCCTTCTATTTTCACcgtaccttattttatatttctaaacaTGCAgggagcacctggaatgtaagCAGTTTCCTCCTGGGATTaatgaagtatttctgattctgatcgtTTTGTGCAGACAAAGGGTGGATTTAAGAGGATTGTTTTCTTTCAGATTTCAGGTAATGACTCATTTTACAGTCAGTGGGCAGGTCTGGTTTCCTGTATAAACACTCAGAAAGGCAAGTGACGAACATCAGGCCCTTTCTCACCTTGGTTCATATATCAGGGCACTCACAGTGGGACTTTTCTGCAGCAGTGAGTCACCACAGCAGCTCCCTCAGTGACCCTGTCCCTGTCACTTTCATCATTTTCTTAAAGCTTGCTGATGCAGATCAAACATCAGAGGTGTGGCTGATGTGTCAGCGTTTGTCTTTGGCTGCTTTAGAAGCGGACGATCGAGACATGAGCTGCGTGGTgtccagcctggtgcaggtgaTGTGTGACCCCCACTGTCGGACGCAGCACGGCTTCCAGGGCCTGGTGCAGAAGGAGTGGGTGATGGGCGGACACCGCTTCTACAGTCGCATCAACTATCACCGTGACAACGAcaaggaggaggtgagaggtcaTCGTGTCcctccagcttctccttctcctcgACCTCCGTCTGCTCCTTTATAATTCTTTTTCTCTGCCGTCTCCCTCCAGTCTCCAgtcttcctgcttttcctggACTGTGTTTGGCAGCTCTGGTCCCAGTATCCCTCTCGCTTCCAGCTGACTGATGACTTCCTCTTGGCCCTTCATGACAGCATCCAGCTGCCGCTCTTCTCCACCTTCCTGGCAAACTGTCAGCGAGAGAGATGCAAGCGCTCCCAGGTACGGAATGCCGGAgactttatttatgtgtttaattGAATGGTGGTTTGTTAGCGCAGACTCATGGTCATCTGTATCTGGATCTGCATGAGTCTGATCTGATCCTGTTTGTCCTGTACTCAGAACCTCGGGCAGTCCTACACTCCTGTCAACGGCTGGAGAGACGTGCTGCATTCGGACTCTTCCTCTGATCCATGCGACCCCCCTCTGCCCCCGGTGTGGGACTGGTCCCTGCAGTACAGCAAGCAGAGACAAGACCGCTTCACCCAACCCGTCGCCCCAACTCCTCCACTCCAGCCGCTGCTCAACGGCAACCTCAACACtaacccagacacacacagggtaggACGGGCACAGCTTTTACATAAGGCAGCACGCTCTCTAGTGGCCACTTACTTATTACCAGCAGTCACCTCAGGAAAATCAGCAAGTATTTGGCTGTAAAAATGCTCAGAGTTAAATATCTACAGCATGCAGAGCGTCCGTTTTCCACTACTAGTAACACCTGTGTGGGAAAAATGTTGTACGTTTTAGTTGCATGGTATAAAAAGTTATGTCTAAGTTTGCTTATAGCcctgattgtgctgtttccattgAGGTGCTGGACTGTATGAGTGACCAATGAGAACACACGGACTGATCaggagatagagagagaaataTGCCCAGAAACCCAGACTGTTGTCACCACATCTGTCCAACAGTCCactctgccctctagtggtcattCTAAAACATGCATTCAGTTCAGATTGACACCTCTGAAACAGGCTGGAGAGCTGAGTCTCATGTTTGAACAGAAACCTTCTCTCACAGTGTCACTGACTGTGTCTCGTCTGCCCGGCAGCTGGCTGACACCATCCCCGGCTCGGTGTTCCTGCTCTCTCGCGGCAGCTTCTCCTGTCCTGCCAACCTGCTTCCgtggcgcagcagcagcagcagcagctccggtGTCTACAAAAAGAGCCACC contains:
- the mtmr11 gene encoding myotubularin-related protein 11, whose amino-acid sequence is MLTGSRTTFKVRQMLPDIKERMLSQTGVNARSRDVFGLRCLPGECVLQRAVMVRKKLSAREGRGWLSGTLFCTHFRVAFVPQDSPKPDDNADPVLLGDHDVALASIEKVVVVGPNRTKLVTPNSSLKFTPEELVLYCRDMRVICFLFDRLTPDAQVIEITYTIAKTYQPPKPGSVLSFQNAALGSVEMKQFLSNRRRDAHMNWFESASDWEQELERCGATSWRVSSVNDRFEMSTSLSRFIVVPQKVFDTELKKSFAHFNEGRIPRWCWRHPRGSDLLRMSSFQNNIYHEKDDIRNLEMVLFGCQSSLCVVVELGEELPSPADIQLAHGRLRALCLGDISTSVSVPDDKWLSTLESTHWLDYIRSCLRKASEVACLLRSGHLTVALQEADDRDMSCVVSSLVQVMCDPHCRTQHGFQGLVQKEWVMGGHRFYSRINYHRDNDKEESPVFLLFLDCVWQLWSQYPSRFQLTDDFLLALHDSIQLPLFSTFLANCQRERCKRSQNLGQSYTPVNGWRDVLHSDSSSDPCDPPLPPVWDWSLQYSKQRQDRFTQPVAPTPPLQPLLNGNLNTNPDTHRLADTIPGSVFLLSRGSFSCPANLLPWRSSSSSSSGVYKKSHRRAPSSENVPGLERLLKAWALTEFPQSLTSTSGPQGPLDPYEPLLPLLMGPCMGIWRECYLRGALHAQAFSHPISSNHLHPVERLAQEVQQLKDKLAQVSTSTEPSTITGEARRTDTNLNQNTNNGTFLFPASRPQGPGAPRVAPAPTSTNHQTSRGPPPVSAPPSRPGNKDTGGSNKHTFLFGHSSVPDARPEQRYYPAASNAKLPKSNGPSLAS